The genomic DNA TCGCGTAGTTGCTCGATGTAGTCGGGCTTCAGGCCAGGGTGCGCGTGCCGCGTGTGACACTCATCGCATGAGCTCGTGGCATGACACCTGTCGCACACCTCGGAGCCATCCTCGGTCACGCTCTTGGAGTGGGCCTGGAGGAAGCCGTCCGGGTGAGGCATAGGCAGCCCGTGACAGTCGTCGCAAACACGGCCCTTGTGGCAGACCTGGCAAGACGTGCGAAGGGCCTCATCGCCTGCCACGAACTTGCCATGCGTCTTCTTGAACGTCGGCGCATGAGGAATCGCCATCTGGTGGCAGCGTACACAGTAGTCCGGACGGTGACATGCCTTGCACGTGTCAAGATCTCCCATGCCGTGCGCGCTTTCCCAGTTGGCTCCATGTGTCACGCGCCAGGGTGTGATCGCCCGATCCTCGCCCTGTCCGGGAGCTCCCGCCACATGACACGTCGCGCAACCCTCGGTCTGACCGGGGTTCGAGTTGTGACACTGGAGGCAGTCTCCCATCGTGTAGGAACCGAGAGGTGCTACGTCCTCGCGACCGTGCGCCGTGCCGGCATGACACCGGGTGCACGACCACTTTGCCTCCTCCACCTCGGCATGACTCATGCGGATTCCGGCCGTCGCCGAAACCGTGGTCAGAACGTCCACGTGGCACTCAAGGCAGACATCATTGGAGACGTAGGTTGCGATCTGGCCGCGTCCGGGAGTGACCGCGGCCGGAAGCATCGAAACGACGGAGAGCCGGCTCTCGATGAGCCCATAGACGCCCGGCTCTACATGGCATCTGTCGCAGGCCAGCGACGTGTGTTCGCTCTCCGACAGTGCGGATCGCGCCGACCCGTGGCATAGTCCGCAGTATGTCGGGCTAACCGCGGCTGCGCTCACGAGCAGTGAGACGGCGACAATCGCGAGGACGACGCCAACCACCATGTACCAGACACGGCTGGCCCGCGCGGCGCGCAACTCGGGGCCGCTCAACCCATTGGCCTCACTTGTTATCAAGATCGTCGGACCTTTCAGAACGACAGCCCTTGTTCTCCCGTGCGCTGGAACTTCTCGATGCCCTCGACTGCAGGCAGTCCCAGGTTGTGAAGGAAGTCCCGCTTGGTGGCCGGGATCTTGTCCTTGAATGCGGAGCGCACGAACACGTAGCTGGATCCCGTCGTCCACCCGGCCGCCCATGCGCCTTCGTCAGCCCTGAATCCGGCTTCGACGGTCTTCACCCCCACAAGGAGTGTCTCGGGACGGACCGTGAACTCTGCCATGCGCTCGTCGAGCTTGCTCTGGGCCTCCGCCGAGGACGGATACGTCTCAACGCGGGCGTACACCGATATCGGGACCTGGATCTCGATGTCCATGTTCAGCGTTACGTAGATAGCCTCCGCGGCCTGATTGCCCCGTCCGGGAACGGGCTGCCGGGTAATGGTCTCGTAGGAGATGATGCTCGACGGCAGCAGATCAACGGCGGCCGCGTCAACGTCGAAGTTCAGAGCCAGACCGTCCGAAACGGCTACCTGCCGGGTCGGGTTCGCAGCGAACTGCCCTGGGCGATCGCGAAGCGCGTACCAGTTCACGAGAACGGCCACCGCCAACGCAAGCAGCACCGCGACACCGAGCCATCTCAGCACTCGCCGGTCGGTGCGCAGCGGATCACGGGGGGACTCAGGTGTGGCGGCCGTGGATCGCGCCGGTTCTGGCTGTACTGTCTCGTCCTGCATCTGAAGGTCTCCGAAGATCACTGTCCATCTCGCTCATCTTATAGCAAGGGACGTTCCACCTCGCCAGGGCACACAAACCCCACATAACCTGCTGTTATGGACCCGAAGAAGATGAGGCAGAGCCCCTCCGGAGAGGGACCCTGCCTCGTTTGAGCCAGAAGCTCACTCGATCAAGACTAGTGGTTGACGCCGATGCCGGGGTGGCAGCGGAGGCAGACCTGGTCGAGGGTCGTGGGGGTGATGGTCGCCGCGTTGTACCGCGGGGTCCAGCCACCGGTCGCGCTAGTGTTGCTGACGTTGTACGAACCCAGCAGCTTGATGTCGGTAGCGGCACCAGAGTGCGGGAAGTCGAGCTTCTCGGCGTATGTCGAGGTGCGCTCCTGGTAGTAGTCCGACGTGCCGTAGTGGCACTGCGTGCAGGACTCACGACCAACGTACATGGCGGCGCGACGTGCAACGCCACCGATGGTCGAGGAGGTCGGGTCGCTTGCTGCAGCGAGGCCCATCTGCGGTGCAAGGTTGTTGCGGTGGCAGCTGTAGCACTGGCCCGGACCGGTGTAGGCACCATAGAACGGAGCCGGGTGGGTGCGCTCGGTGTGAGCCTTGAAGCCGAGTTCGGGATCCGTGAGCGGCTCCCATCCACCGATGTTGAGGTTGTGGCAGTCGGCGCACCACCAGGACACGGCCATGGTGTTGACCTTGTTCGGGTAGCGGTAGATGCCGGTGTCCGCGCCAGAACCCTCGGCGTGGATGTCCTGAGCGATCCATACCGGCTGAGAGCGGGTAACGCCGTTCTCCACATAGGTCTTCTCGCCGGACTCCTCCTGGCTGAAGTTCACGCCCGAAGTGGCACTGTCTTCGATGGCCTTCACGACCTGGTTGGCGCCCCAGTACTCGGTGGGATCGCTAGCGCTCGTGAAGTACGGGTTGCCGATGACCGTCGCGGAAGGCGAACGGCGGAGCAGCTTGTAGCCGTCCGGATCGAACGCGCCATCGACGGCCGTGGCGTAGGTAGCACTCGTGAACGTGCCGAAGACGCGCGGACGCCATACTTCGTTGACGGCGTTGTGCGGCTGGTGGCAGCTCATGCAGCGAAGGGCCAGCGGACCGATCCGCTGGTAGCCATTACGAGAGGAAGAGTTGACCCCACCTGCGAAGCCGGCAGGAGCGTTGAAGGACACCGCGGCCTGGCCGTGGTGACGGGCGAAGCGGAACATCTCGTTCTTCTCGGAGTCGTAACCACGAACGTGGATCGTCTCGGTGACGGGGTCGCCGTTAGCGTCCGTCGTCGAGAGCACTACCGCCTGAGCCTCCTGAAGGATTGTCGAATCCGGGATCTGCGCCTGGGCGCCGATCGTGTGACCGTTCATGGTGTAGATGCCATCAACGTTCAGGTCGTAGACAATCTTCGTTGAGTGAGCGGAGCCGATGTGGCAGTACGAGCATGCGTCGTCCTGGCTATCGGCGCGGAGCAGATAGTACGCACCCTCTGCCCGGTGAACGGCGTGACACACCTTGCACTTGTTGGTCGTGGTGTTGTATCCGCCGTGCGGGTTGACCGAGTACGTGGTCTCGCCAGAGTTGTCGAACGCGGCATAACCGCCTTCATACTTGGCGCCAGCGTCATGCAGGTCCTGGTAGCTCCAGGCAGAAGCACCAGTGGCCGGGTCGATGACGCTCGGTGCGACTGCGAAAGCCGTCGCGGCGAACGCAAAGACAAACGTAGCGACAAGGCCGATCAAGAGAGCCTTCTTCACGTCTCTACCTCCTTTGTGAGTTCTGTTTGCGATTATGAGTGACATGTCTGTGCACCTCCTTCCTTGTCACGGAGACCTGCGACTACTTGCGTTTCGTCCCCGGTGGGTCGCTCTTCGCAGAATCTCCACAACCCTTTAAGCAAGATTCAGGCCCAACGTGCGGCGATGTGAAAGAAATCTCAATCTTCTTTGGGTTTCTTAACACCGGCGCACAAGAAAGACCGGGGCGCCGTGCTCCGGTCCGGTCTTCTCGCGTCGATTCTTGCAGCGTATTAACCTGCGCGAAGTGTTCCCCTACGGCAGATCGGATGGAAGCGCGATGTGCCCCGCCACCGCCGTTGCAGCGGCCACAGCGGGTGATGCGAGATAGACCTCGCTCGTGGGATCGCCCATGCGGCCGACGAAGTTGCGATTGGTCGTAGCGACCGCGCGTTCGCCCGCCGCGAGGATGCCCATGTGCCCGCCGAGGCATGGACCGCAGGTGGGCGTGGAGATCGCCGCGCCCGCGTCAAGGAAGATGTCAAACAGCCCCTCGTGCATCGCCTCGCGATAGATGCTCTGGGTCGCGGGGATCACGATCAGGCGCACGCCCTCGTGGACGCGGCGACCCTTGAGAACCTCCGCAGCCACACGCAGGTCCTCCAACCGGCCGTTCGTGCAAGATCCGATGACGACCTGGTCGACGGTGATGTCGCGGGCGTCTTCGGCAGGTCTGGTGTTCGACGGCAGATGCGGGAAGGCCACGGTGGGCTTGATGCTGGCAGCGTCGATCTCGAAGACCTGCGCATAGACCGCGTCGGGATCGGACTGGTGGACCTCCCACTGGCGCTGCGCTCGCACCCCGACGTAGTCGGCGGTCACGCCATCGAAGGCGATGATGCCGCTCTTGCCGCCGGCCTCTATGGCCATGTTGCAGATGGTCATGCGGCCGTCCATGTCGAGCGCGCGGATCGTGTCGCCCGTGAACTCCATGGCCTGGTACAGCGCTCCGTCCACACCGATCATGCCGATGATGTGCAGGATGATGTCCTTGGCGGAGACCCAGGGCCCGAGCTCGCCGTTGATCTCGAACTTGAGAGACGCGGGCACCTTGAACCAGGCTTCGCCGGTCGCCATGCCGGCGGCGGCATCGGTCGAGCCCACACCCGTACCGAACGCGCCGAGTGCGCCGTAGGTGCACGTGTGCGAGTCCGCGCCGATGATGACGTCACCGGAGACGACGACACCCTGCTCGGGCAGCAGCGCATGCTCCACACCCATGCAGCCGACCTCCCAGTAGTGCGTGATGTCCTGCTCGCGGGCGAAGTCGCGCATCATCTTGGCCTGTTCGGCGCTCTTGATGTCCTTGTTCGGCGTGTAGTGATCTGGCACGAGCGCGACACGCGATGCGTCCCAGACCTTGTCGACGCCGATCTTGCGGAACTCCTTGATGGCGATAGGCGCGGTGACGTCATTTGCGAGCACGATATCGAGCCGGCAGTTGATGAGCTGGCCGGGCTCGACCTCGTCCAGCCCGGCGTGCGCGGCCAGGATCTTCTCGGTGATCGTCATAGGTCGAGGCATCTGCGCGACTCCTTATGTGCTGACCGCCCATGCGTTGTCGCAAGGCCGGGACGCGAACCTGACTTACAGCTCTTCGGCAACGGTCTTCGTCTGGCTGACGAGCAGCCGGTTCAGTGCGTTGGTGTAGGCCTTCGCCGAGGCGACGATGATGTCCGAGTGCGCGCCCCGACCGGTGAACACGCGGTCATCGCCGCTCCGCACCCGAATGGTGACTTCGCCGAGGGCATCGATGCCACGGGTGACGGCCTTGACCGAGAACTCCGTGAGATCGTTGTCCACATCGATCATTCGGTTGATGGCCTTGTAGACCGCGTCGACGGGACCGGTGCCGTGACTCGAGTCGACGAGGTGGTTGCCGTCGCGGTCCACGAGCTCGACGGTCGCGGTCGGAATGCCCGGCTCACCGCACATCACGTGCACCGTCTCGAGGTGATAGATCTCGCGCAACGTGCGCTCCTGCTCGCCCACGAGCGCCTCGAGGTCCTCGTCGTAGACCTCCTTCTTCTTGTCGGCCAGCTCCAGAAATGCCTCGTAGACCGGCTCGAACTCGGCGTCGGCCAGCACGAAACCGAGCTCCTCCAGCCGGTGACGCAGCGCATGGCGACCGCTACGTGCAGAGAGCACGATGCTCGAGCCCCCGACCCCTACGTCGGCCGGGTCGATGATCTCGTAGGTCGAACGCTCCTTGAGCACGCCGTCCTGATGGATTCCCGAGGAGTGAGCGAACGCGTTCGCGCCCACGATCGCCTTGTTCGGCTGGACGTTGATGCCGGTGATGCTGGATACGAGCCGCGAGGTCCGCATGATCTCGCGAGTGTTGACACCTACGTCGACCCCGAAGATGTCGCGGCGCTGGTGCAGCGCCATGACGACTTCTTCCATGGCCGTGTTGCCCGCGCGCTCGCCGAGCCCGTTGACGGTGCACTCGATCTGCCGCGCACCTGCAAGTACACCCGCGAGCGCGTTCGCTGTCGCCATCCCGAGGTCGTTGTGGCAGTGCACCGAGACGGTCACGTTCTCGATTCCGTCCACATGCTCTACGAGTCCGGAGATCAGCGCGCCGAAGCGCTCCGGATACGCGTAGCCGGTCGTGTCCGGAATGTTCACCACCGTCGCACCGGCGGCGATGACCGCCTGGATCATGCGGTGCAGGAACTCCGGCTCTGCGCGCCCAGCGTCCTCGGCATAGAACTCGACGTCCTCGACGAACGTACGCGCGAGGCGAACCGCGGCGACTCCGCGCTCTAGCGCCTCGTCGCCACTGATGCGCAACTTGTCGCGCAGGTGCGACTCGGACACGCCGATGCCCGTGTGGATGCGCGGGCGAGCGGCGGTCTTGAGCGCGCTGGCTGCGCTTTCGATGTCGGCGGGAATCGCTCGCGAGAGAGCGCATACCACGCACGCGTCGCCGACCTCGGTGCCGATGCGAGAAACGCTCTCGAAGTCGCCAGGGCTCGATATCGGGAAGCCCGCTTCGATCACGTCAACGCCCAGGCGCACGAGCTGCCGCGCGATCTCGAGCTTCTCATCGGTGTTCATCGAGGCGCCCGGCGACTGCTCGCCGTCTCGCAACGTCGTATCGAATATGTAGACCCTGTCAGTGCTCACCGTCGTGTCTCCTCACCCGAAGTCGCCTCGTGGCCTCCCGCTAGTGCGGGACCACGCCATCGCGAGAACGAGGGACCTATAGCTCGACACTCCACGCGTCGTTGATGCCCGCTTCGCCTACGATCTGCTCGAGCAACTCCGCAGGGACAGGCGTGTCGATGTTGATGCCCATGAGCGCCTCGCCTCCGACCGTCGTGCGGCCGACCTGCATCGACGCGATGTTGATTTCGTGTGCGCCAAGGAGCGTGCCGACCTTGCCGATCATGCCGGGACGGTCATCGTAGATGAAGAACGCCATGAACTGGCTCGGCGTCATGTCGATGTCGTGTTGGTAGAGCGAGACAAGCCGTGGCTCGTCACGCTTGCCCACGAGCGTGGCCCCGGCGGCTACGGGACCGGTGGGAGTCGCGGACTTCACGGTGATGAGTGAGACGTAGTCGTGCGTCTCCGCCCGCTTGGTCTCGCTGACCTGGATACCGCGCTGCTCGGCGTAGTAGTCGGCGTTGACGAAGTTTATCGACTCGGCGCTGGCGACCGTGAGAAGCCCTTTCAGGACCGCCGTCTTCAGAATCCGCGTGTCCACCTCAGCGAGCCCGCCGATGAAGCTGATGTTGAGCGACTCGATCCCGCCGCGAGCCGTCTGTGCCATCAGTTTGCCCAGGTTCTCGGCGAGCTGGATGTAGGGCCCGACCTTCTCGTACACGTCGGGAGCGACCGGGGCGATGTTGACCGCCGTGGGCACCATCTCGCCTCGCAACCCTGCCGCGACGAAGTCGGCGATCTGCTCACCGGCCCGATCCTGCGCCTCTTCGGTTGACGCTCCGAGGTGCGGTGTCAGCACGACGTTGGGAAACTCGATGAGCGGCGAATCCGTGCATGGCTCGACCTCGAAGACGTCGATGCCCGCCGAGGCGACCTTCCCGCTACGCAACGCGTCGGCGAGTGCTTCCATCTGGTATATGCCGCCACGGGCAGTGTTGATGAGGCGAACGCCGTCCTTCATCTTGGCGAACTGCTCCGCGCCGAACATCCCGATGGTCTCCTTGGTCTTGGGAAGATGCACCGTGATGAAGTCGGCGAGCGGCAGGAGGTCATCAACGCTGCCGTACAGCTCAACGCCCATAGCAGCCGCCCTGTCGGGCGTGATGTAGGGGTCGAAGCCGACGATCTTCATGCCGAGTCCTCGTGCACGCTCCACGACAAGCGACCCGATGCGCCCCAGACCGAACACGGCGAGCGTCTTCTCGTAGACCTCGGTGCCGGTGAACTTGGAACGCTCCCACTTGCCCTCCTTCATGGAGGCATTCGCCTGCGGGATGCTGCGCGCCTGCGCCAGCATGAGAGCGATCGTCTGCTCCGCGGCCGACACGATGTTCGACGTCGGCGCGTTGCAGACGATGATGCCGCGCTCGGTGGCAGCCTGGACGTCGACGTTGTCGACACCAACGCCCGCGCGGCCGATGATCTTGAGGTTCACGCCAGCCTCGATGACCTCGCGAGTGGCCTTGGTGGCCGACCGCACGATCAACGCGTCGTAGACCCCAATCTCCGCGACCAGCTGCTCGGGAGTGAGGTCCGTCTTGACGTCGACCTCGAACTCCCCTTTGAGCATCTCGATACCGGATGCGGCGATCTTCTCTGCAACCAGGACCTTCATGTGCTACCCCCTCGTTCTCATGAAGACGGACTCGGCAGCCTTGATGCCGGCAGCCGGCTCGAAACCATATCCCAGCTCAGCCAGGGTCATCTCGAGCGCCGCGAGCGTTGTGATGATGTCGAACGGGCCGAAGTAGCCCAGGTGACCGATGCGGAAGATGCGTCCGGCGTAATCGTCCTGCCCGCCCGCGATCGTCACCCCATGCTTGTCCTTCATGATCTTCACGATGGCCTTGCCGTCGACACCCTCGGGCACCCACACCGGCGTCACCGCGCTGCCGCGACCCTCCGGCGGGGCGAAGAGCGTCAGCCCGAGCGCTTCGCAGCCCTTGCGAGTCGCCTCGGCCAGCATGCTGTGGCGTGCGATAGTGTTCTCGATGCCTTCCTCGCGGATCATCTTCAGCGACTCGTTCAGGCCGATGATGAGCGAGACTGCGGGCGTGAACGGCGTAGTGTCCTTGGCCAAGGACTTCTTGTAGCGACCCCAATCGAAGTAGAACTTCGGCAGCGTGGAACGGTTGTACGCTTCCCACGCCTTCTGCGAGACAGTGACGGCGGCCAGACCCGGCGGAAGCATGAGCCCCTTCTGGGAACCGGTCATCACCACGTCGAGCCCCCACTCATCGGTCTTGCAGTCAACCGCGCCGATGCCGGTGATCGAGTCGATGATGAGAACGCACTCGGGATAGGCGCGCACGATCTGGCCTATGGCCTTCACGTCGCTCAGGACTCCTGAAGAAGTCTCCGACTGCGTCACGATCACGCCGCGTACGCCGGGGTTCGCTTCGAGCTGAGCCTTCACGTCAGCGGGGTTCACGACCTGGGTCCACTCGTACTGCAGGTCGATGACATTGAGCCCGTAGGCGTCCGAAAGCTGCTTCATGCGGTCGCCGAACTTGCCGTTGCGCGTCACGATGACCGTGTCACCGGCGCAGAAGCAGTTCGCGATCGCTGACTCCATGACACCGGTACCCGAGCATGCCATGACGAGCACGTCGCCGGCTGTTTGGAACACGTACTGCAGACCCGCGACCGCTTCCATGAGCGTGGCGGAGAAGTCCGGTGTCCTGTGGTGGATCATTGGCCGTGCCTGCGCAAGCAGGACCTCGGCGGGGACCGGCGTCGGCCCCGGTGTCATAAGGTACTTCTTCTGCATCGTGCTCTCTCCCTGTTCACGATTCCTGCGCCGCCGTCCGGCTCCGGCGGCTCATGTCCTCACTCGCCGGGTCGCTAGTCCTTCTTGAGCCAGGCGAACATGTTGCGCAGCTCGCCACCGACGTCCTCGATGAGGTGCTCGGCACCGATGCGACGCGTCGCCTTGAAATGCGGCGATCCGGCCTTGTTCTCGAGGATGAAGTCGCGTGCGAACGAGCCGTTCTGGATCTCCCAGAGGGCCTGCGCCATCGCCTCGCGGGTATCGTCGGTCACGATCTTCGGACCTGTGACATACGCCCCGTACTCGGCCGTGTTGCTGATCGAGTCGAACATCTTGGCCATGCCGCCCTCGTACATGAGGTCGACGATGAGCTTGACCTCGTGCATACACTCGAAGTACGCGATCTCAGGCTGGTAGCCAGCCTCGACGAGCGTCTCAAAGCCGGCCTTCACGAGCTCGGTGAGCCCACCGCACAGCACGACCTGCTCGCCAAAGAGGTCGGTCTCGGTCTCCTCGGCGAAGGTGGTCTCGATGACGCCTGCACGCGCGCCACCGATGCCAAGCGCCCAGGCGAGAGCGATCTCGCGCGCGGAGCCGGAGGCGTCACGGTAGACGGCGATGAGGCACGGGACGCCGGAGCCCTCGGTGTAGACGCGGCGGACCATGTGGCCGGGGCCCTTCGGCGCGATCATGATCACGTCGACGCCTTCCGGCGGGTCGATCTGGTCGAAGTGGATGTTGAAGCCGTGGGCGAAGGCGAGGACCTTGCCCGCGCTCATCGACTCGTGGATCTCGCTGTAGTAGATGTGGGCCTGCAGCTCATCGGGAGCAAGGATCATAACGATGTCGGCCTCGGCAGCGGCCTCCCGGACCGTCATCACCTTGAGGCCGTCTTCCTTGACCTTGTCCCAGCTCTTCGAGTCAGCTCGCAGACCGACACGCACGTCGCAACCGGAGTCGTGCAGGTTGAGCGAGTGAGCGTGACCCTGCGAACCGTAGCCGATGACTGCGATCTTGCGGTCCTTGATGAGCGACAGGTCGCAGTCGCTCTCGTAGTACATGGTGGCCATGTCTCCTCCTAGCTTTCCTTCGAGCCCCTCGCGAGGGCGATCTTGCCGGTCCTGGCCAGTTCCTTGATGCCGTACGCGCGCAGCAGGTCTTCCATCGCTGTGAGCTTGTCTCCGGAGCCGGTAGCTTCGATCGTGAGGCAGTTCTTGCCGACGTCGACGATCTTGGCCCGGAACAGGTTCGCGATCTCGATGACCTCATGGCGGCGATCGGGCGGTGCGTTGACCTTGTAGAGCACGAGCTCGCGGTCGATCATCTCGCCCGGGTCGAGGTCCTGGATCTTGATCACGTTGATGAGCTTGTGCAGCTGCTTCGTGATCTGTTCGATCGGCGTGTCCTCGGCGCTGACCACGACCGTTATGCGCGACAGCGTCGGGTCCTCGGTGATACCGACCGCCAAGGAGTCGATGTTGAAGCCGCGGCGGGCGAACAGCGACGTGACGCGCGTGAGCACGCCGGGCTTGTTCTCAACGAGCACTGAGAGTGTGTGCTTCATTTACTCCCACACCTCCTCAAGCAGCTCGTCGTCGAGCATCTCGGATACCGATCCGCCTGGGATGCCGCCCAGCATCTCGTCGATCGAGCCACCGGGAGCGACCATCGGGTAGACGCACTCCTCCTCGGCCACGCGGCAGTCCACGATGGCCGGGCCATCGAACTCGAAGGCGGCTTTGAGCACGTCGTCGAGCTCGGCGGGATCCTTCACCCGCGCGCCGAAGCACCCGTAGGCCTCGGCGAGCTTCACGAAGTCCGGCACGTCCCGGTCGAGCACGGAGCTCGCGTACCGGCGCTCGTAGAACAGCTCCTGCCACTGGCGGACCATGCCGAGGTAGCCGTTGTTCAGGATGACGTTCTTGACGTGAAGTCCATTCAGTTTGGCCGTGGCCAGCTCCTGGATGTTCATCTGGATCGAACCGTCGCCGGCCACGTTGACCACGAGCGCGTCGGGGCGGCCGAGCTGGGCGCCGAGGGCTGCGGGGAAGCCGAAGCCCATCGTGCCGAGACCTCCCGAGGAGACCCATGTGCGCGGCTTGCGCAGCGTGTAGAACTGGCACGCCCACATCTGGTTCTGGCCGACCTCGGTGGTGAGCACGGTGTCGCGGTCCTTCGTGAGCTCGCTGATCCGCTGCACGACGTATTGCGGCATCAGATCGCCGCTCTCCGTCGAATAGTGCAGCGGGAAGCGTTTGCGCCAGTCGTCGATCGCCCGCATCCACGCATCGGTGCGCGGCTCCGAGCCCATCTTGCGCAGCTCGGCGACAATCGCCGCAACGATGTGCTTCGCATCGCCCACGATCGGCACGTCCGCGAGCTTGTTCTTGCCGATCTCGGCCGGGTCGATATCGACGTGGAAGACCTTGGCCTTGCTCGCGAATGTCGAGAGCTTGCCGGTCACACGGTCGTCGAAGCGCACGCCAACGGCGATGAGCAGGTCGGTCTCGGTGATCGAGTATTTCGTGTACTTGGCGCCGTGCATGCCGGGCATGCCGATCCAGAGGTGATGGTCCTCGGGGAAGCAGCCCTTGCCCATCATCGTCGTGGTGACGGGGAGCTGCATGAGCTCGGCGAGCTCCTTGATGTCGGCCGAGGCGCCCGCCGCGATCACGCCGCCACCGACGTAGAGCAGCGGCTTGCGGGCCTTGGCGATCATGTTCGCGGCCTGCTTGATCTGCTTGGCATGGCCCTTGAAGGTCGGCTTGTAGCCAGGCAGGTTCACGGAATCCGGGTAAACGAAGTCGAGCTCGCCCTTCGTGATATCGACGGGCAAGTCGATGAGCACCGGGCCGGGCCGGCCCGTGCCTGCGATGTGGAACGCTTCCTTGATGACCTCGGGGATGTCCGCCGGGTCCTTCACAAGGTAGTTGTGCTTCGTGATGGGCAGTGTGATCCCGGTGATGTCGGACTCCTGGAACGC from Actinomycetota bacterium includes the following:
- the leuC gene encoding 3-isopropylmalate dehydratase large subunit, translating into MPRPMTITEKILAAHAGLDEVEPGQLINCRLDIVLANDVTAPIAIKEFRKIGVDKVWDASRVALVPDHYTPNKDIKSAEQAKMMRDFAREQDITHYWEVGCMGVEHALLPEQGVVVSGDVIIGADSHTCTYGALGAFGTGVGSTDAAAGMATGEAWFKVPASLKFEINGELGPWVSAKDIILHIIGMIGVDGALYQAMEFTGDTIRALDMDGRMTICNMAIEAGGKSGIIAFDGVTADYVGVRAQRQWEVHQSDPDAVYAQVFEIDAASIKPTVAFPHLPSNTRPAEDARDITVDQVVIGSCTNGRLEDLRVAAEVLKGRRVHEGVRLIVIPATQSIYREAMHEGLFDIFLDAGAAISTPTCGPCLGGHMGILAAGERAVATTNRNFVGRMGDPTSEVYLASPAVAAATAVAGHIALPSDLP
- a CDS encoding 2-isopropylmalate synthase, giving the protein MSTDRVYIFDTTLRDGEQSPGASMNTDEKLEIARQLVRLGVDVIEAGFPISSPGDFESVSRIGTEVGDACVVCALSRAIPADIESAASALKTAARPRIHTGIGVSESHLRDKLRISGDEALERGVAAVRLARTFVEDVEFYAEDAGRAEPEFLHRMIQAVIAAGATVVNIPDTTGYAYPERFGALISGLVEHVDGIENVTVSVHCHNDLGMATANALAGVLAGARQIECTVNGLGERAGNTAMEEVVMALHQRRDIFGVDVGVNTREIMRTSRLVSSITGINVQPNKAIVGANAFAHSSGIHQDGVLKERSTYEIIDPADVGVGGSSIVLSARSGRHALRHRLEELGFVLADAEFEPVYEAFLELADKKKEVYDEDLEALVGEQERTLREIYHLETVHVMCGEPGIPTATVELVDRDGNHLVDSSHGTGPVDAVYKAINRMIDVDNDLTEFSVKAVTRGIDALGEVTIRVRSGDDRVFTGRGAHSDIIVASAKAYTNALNRLLVSQTKTVAEEL
- the serA gene encoding phosphoglycerate dehydrogenase, producing MKVLVAEKIAASGIEMLKGEFEVDVKTDLTPEQLVAEIGVYDALIVRSATKATREVIEAGVNLKIIGRAGVGVDNVDVQAATERGIIVCNAPTSNIVSAAEQTIALMLAQARSIPQANASMKEGKWERSKFTGTEVYEKTLAVFGLGRIGSLVVERARGLGMKIVGFDPYITPDRAAAMGVELYGSVDDLLPLADFITVHLPKTKETIGMFGAEQFAKMKDGVRLINTARGGIYQMEALADALRSGKVASAGIDVFEVEPCTDSPLIEFPNVVLTPHLGASTEEAQDRAGEQIADFVAAGLRGEMVPTAVNIAPVAPDVYEKVGPYIQLAENLGKLMAQTARGGIESLNISFIGGLAEVDTRILKTAVLKGLLTVASAESINFVNADYYAEQRGIQVSETKRAETHDYVSLITVKSATPTGPVAAGATLVGKRDEPRLVSLYQHDIDMTPSQFMAFFIYDDRPGMIGKVGTLLGAHEINIASMQVGRTTVGGEALMGINIDTPVPAELLEQIVGEAGINDAWSVEL
- a CDS encoding alanine--glyoxylate aminotransferase family protein, which translates into the protein MQKKYLMTPGPTPVPAEVLLAQARPMIHHRTPDFSATLMEAVAGLQYVFQTAGDVLVMACSGTGVMESAIANCFCAGDTVIVTRNGKFGDRMKQLSDAYGLNVIDLQYEWTQVVNPADVKAQLEANPGVRGVIVTQSETSSGVLSDVKAIGQIVRAYPECVLIIDSITGIGAVDCKTDEWGLDVVMTGSQKGLMLPPGLAAVTVSQKAWEAYNRSTLPKFYFDWGRYKKSLAKDTTPFTPAVSLIIGLNESLKMIREEGIENTIARHSMLAEATRKGCEALGLTLFAPPEGRGSAVTPVWVPEGVDGKAIVKIMKDKHGVTIAGGQDDYAGRIFRIGHLGYFGPFDIITTLAALEMTLAELGYGFEPAAGIKAAESVFMRTRG
- the ilvC gene encoding ketol-acid reductoisomerase yields the protein MATMYYESDCDLSLIKDRKIAVIGYGSQGHAHSLNLHDSGCDVRVGLRADSKSWDKVKEDGLKVMTVREAAAEADIVMILAPDELQAHIYYSEIHESMSAGKVLAFAHGFNIHFDQIDPPEGVDVIMIAPKGPGHMVRRVYTEGSGVPCLIAVYRDASGSAREIALAWALGIGGARAGVIETTFAEETETDLFGEQVVLCGGLTELVKAGFETLVEAGYQPEIAYFECMHEVKLIVDLMYEGGMAKMFDSISNTAEYGAYVTGPKIVTDDTREAMAQALWEIQNGSFARDFILENKAGSPHFKATRRIGAEHLIEDVGGELRNMFAWLKKD
- the ilvN gene encoding acetolactate synthase small subunit codes for the protein MKHTLSVLVENKPGVLTRVTSLFARRGFNIDSLAVGITEDPTLSRITVVVSAEDTPIEQITKQLHKLINVIKIQDLDPGEMIDRELVLYKVNAPPDRRHEVIEIANLFRAKIVDVGKNCLTIEATGSGDKLTAMEDLLRAYGIKELARTGKIALARGSKES
- the ilvB gene encoding biosynthetic-type acetolactate synthase large subunit, with the protein product MSERMTGAEALVRSLEAEGVEVVMGYPGGVALPIFDALYDSKQIHTVLPRHEQAAVHAADGYARVTGKVGVALTTSGPGATNTVTGIANAYMDSIPLVVMTAQVATHVIGTDAFQESDITGITLPITKHNYLVKDPADIPEVIKEAFHIAGTGRPGPVLIDLPVDITKGELDFVYPDSVNLPGYKPTFKGHAKQIKQAANMIAKARKPLLYVGGGVIAAGASADIKELAELMQLPVTTTMMGKGCFPEDHHLWIGMPGMHGAKYTKYSITETDLLIAVGVRFDDRVTGKLSTFASKAKVFHVDIDPAEIGKNKLADVPIVGDAKHIVAAIVAELRKMGSEPRTDAWMRAIDDWRKRFPLHYSTESGDLMPQYVVQRISELTKDRDTVLTTEVGQNQMWACQFYTLRKPRTWVSSGGLGTMGFGFPAALGAQLGRPDALVVNVAGDGSIQMNIQELATAKLNGLHVKNVILNNGYLGMVRQWQELFYERRYASSVLDRDVPDFVKLAEAYGCFGARVKDPAELDDVLKAAFEFDGPAIVDCRVAEEECVYPMVAPGGSIDEMLGGIPGGSVSEMLDDELLEEVWE